The Streptococcus pantholopis genome has a segment encoding these proteins:
- the prsA gene encoding peptidylprolyl isomerase PrsA yields MKRRGKILTGLVTLLSAATLAACSSTNEDTDLITMKGDTITVADFYKEVKNTSAAKQSMLSLVLTKVFEDQYGDKVSDKKVTESYNKTAASYGSSFSNALAAAGLTEESYKQQIRTTMLVEYAVEQAAKKELTDENYKSAYENYNPETTAQVIKLTDEETANSVLSEVKADGADFAAIAKEKTTADDSKYEYTFDSADTTLPAEVRNAAFDLDEGGISDVIPVVNASAYSTSSDYYIVKTIKKTEKDSDWKTYKKSLKKIIMAQYENDTSFQNQVIAAALEKANVKIKDDAFADILSEYATSSSSSSSDAATTTADSTTAAETTTEAESE; encoded by the coding sequence ATGAAAAGACGTGGGAAAATTCTAACAGGTCTTGTGACACTGCTTTCAGCTGCAACTCTGGCTGCCTGTTCTTCGACGAATGAAGACACAGACCTGATCACAATGAAAGGTGATACAATCACTGTTGCCGATTTTTATAAGGAAGTTAAGAATACGAGCGCAGCGAAACAATCTATGCTGTCACTTGTTTTGACTAAAGTGTTTGAGGACCAATACGGTGATAAAGTCTCAGATAAAAAAGTGACAGAAAGTTACAATAAAACAGCAGCCAGCTATGGCTCCTCTTTCTCTAATGCTCTTGCAGCAGCCGGTTTGACCGAAGAGTCTTACAAGCAGCAGATTCGCACGACAATGCTGGTGGAGTATGCTGTTGAACAGGCGGCTAAAAAAGAGCTGACAGATGAGAATTACAAATCAGCTTATGAAAATTACAATCCGGAAACAACTGCCCAAGTCATTAAATTAACTGATGAAGAAACAGCCAATTCTGTTCTTTCTGAAGTTAAGGCAGATGGTGCTGATTTTGCAGCTATTGCTAAAGAAAAGACGACAGCTGACGACAGCAAATATGAGTACACATTTGATTCAGCGGATACAACCCTGCCAGCAGAAGTGAGGAATGCAGCTTTTGATCTTGACGAAGGCGGTATCTCAGATGTTATTCCTGTTGTAAATGCTTCTGCTTATTCAACTTCATCTGACTACTATATCGTTAAGACTATCAAGAAAACTGAGAAGGATTCTGATTGGAAAACGTATAAGAAATCGCTGAAAAAAATTATTATGGCGCAGTATGAAAATGATACAAGCTTCCAAAATCAGGTGATTGCCGCTGCCCTTGAAAAAGCTAATGTTAAAATTAAGGATGATGCTTTTGCCGATATTCTTTCAGAGTATGCAACAAGCAGTTCCTCAAGCAGTTCTGATGCTGCGACGACTACAGCAGATTCGACAACTGCGGCAGAGACAACCACTGAAGCCGAATCGGAATAA
- a CDS encoding O-methyltransferase, translating into MVKLYSKKANPNMRRPIVKEEIVDYLRTQQKPNTGCLADLEQFAQQENIPIIQPEVAAYFRFYLQMTAPQKILEIGTAIGYSALLMAANVPEAKITSIERHAEMFALAQKNVAAYDLKEQITLIKGDAAEVLPVLEEEFDFVFMDSAKSKYIELLPAVFDRLEVGGAVIIDDIFQGGDTLKPIEEIARGQRAIHRGLQRLLAAVLRHPDLTVSLLPLSDGLLLIRKNTAKICLPSGLD; encoded by the coding sequence ATGGTTAAATTGTATAGTAAAAAGGCTAATCCCAATATGAGGCGGCCTATTGTCAAAGAAGAAATAGTTGATTATTTACGGACTCAGCAGAAGCCTAATACCGGCTGCTTAGCTGACTTAGAGCAGTTTGCCCAGCAGGAGAATATCCCGATTATCCAGCCGGAAGTTGCTGCCTATTTTCGTTTCTATCTCCAGATGACAGCGCCACAAAAGATTCTTGAAATCGGGACTGCAATTGGCTATTCAGCTCTCCTGATGGCAGCCAATGTTCCTGAAGCTAAAATCACTAGTATTGAGCGCCATGCAGAAATGTTTGCGCTGGCTCAAAAAAATGTTGCTGCCTATGATCTGAAGGAACAGATTACTCTTATCAAGGGAGATGCAGCTGAAGTGCTGCCGGTTTTAGAGGAAGAGTTTGACTTTGTCTTTATGGATTCCGCCAAGTCGAAATATATAGAGCTGCTCCCTGCTGTTTTTGATCGGCTCGAAGTGGGGGGTGCTGTCATTATAGATGATATTTTTCAGGGGGGCGATACCCTTAAGCCGATAGAAGAAATTGCCAGAGGACAGCGGGCGATTCACCGCGGCCTGCAGCGTCTGCTGGCAGCAGTTCTCAGGCATCCGGATTTGACGGTCAGTCTGCTTCCTCTCAGTGACGGTCTGCTGCTTATTCGAAAAAATACAGCAAAAATCTGCCTGCCTTCTGGTTTAGATTAA
- the pepF gene encoding oligoendopeptidase F codes for MSDNRSHIAKEYQWDLTTVFPTDGAWEKEVEELAAEIAAAGKYAGQLLESGQKLLEITEAQLALSRRVEKVYVYASMKNDQDTTVAKYQEFQAKATALYAQFSEAFAFYEPELLTLPQDDFAAFMAETPALSAYSHFFDNLFRRQPHVLSQAEEELLAGAQEIFGAAGETFEILDNADIVLPFVTNSDGQEVQLTHGNFISLMESKDRSVRKQAYEAMYAVYEQYQHTYAKTLQTAVKSHNYQARVRRYSSARQAALSADFIPESVYEILIKVVNNHLPLLRRYVRLRQTILGLDDLKMYDLYTPLSQTDRSFSYPAARDKAAQVLAVFGKEYSEHVHRAFNQGWIDVYENKGKRSGAYSGGSYDTNAFMLLNWQDTLDNLFTLVHETGHSMHSTFTRENQPYVYGDYSIFLAEIASTTNENILTEALLQEATSDSERFAVLNHYLDGFKGTVFRQTQFAEFEQLIHEADQNGEVLTSDYLSSLYAELNEKYYGLSKEDNRLIRYEWARIPHFYYNYYVYQYATGFAAANYLADKIMHGRAEDKANYLTFLKAGNSEDALNVIRKAGLDMTDEAYLNTAFAVFEKRLEELEKLVRNS; via the coding sequence ATGTCAGATAATCGCAGTCATATAGCTAAAGAGTATCAGTGGGATTTAACGACTGTTTTTCCGACTGACGGTGCTTGGGAAAAAGAAGTAGAGGAGCTGGCGGCTGAAATTGCGGCAGCTGGTAAGTATGCCGGTCAGCTGCTGGAATCCGGTCAAAAACTTCTTGAAATTACAGAAGCGCAGTTGGCTCTATCCCGACGTGTGGAAAAGGTCTATGTTTACGCCTCAATGAAAAATGATCAGGATACGACGGTGGCGAAATATCAAGAGTTTCAGGCTAAAGCGACAGCACTTTATGCACAGTTCAGTGAGGCTTTTGCCTTTTATGAACCGGAATTGCTGACTTTGCCGCAGGATGATTTTGCTGCTTTTATGGCTGAAACACCAGCTCTGTCGGCTTACAGTCATTTTTTCGACAATCTTTTCCGCAGGCAGCCTCATGTTTTATCGCAGGCTGAAGAAGAACTTCTGGCCGGTGCTCAGGAGATTTTTGGTGCTGCCGGTGAGACCTTTGAAATTCTTGACAATGCGGACATCGTTTTACCTTTTGTTACCAACAGTGACGGCCAGGAAGTACAGCTGACTCATGGGAATTTTATCAGCCTGATGGAGTCAAAAGACCGTTCTGTCCGCAAACAAGCTTATGAAGCCATGTACGCTGTCTATGAACAGTATCAGCATACTTATGCCAAAACGTTGCAGACAGCGGTTAAGAGTCATAATTATCAGGCGCGGGTTCGCCGGTACAGCAGTGCGCGCCAAGCAGCTCTGTCAGCCGACTTTATCCCTGAAAGTGTTTATGAGATTTTGATTAAGGTTGTTAATAACCATCTGCCTCTGCTTCGTCGCTATGTGAGGCTGCGGCAGACCATCCTCGGACTTGATGACCTGAAAATGTATGACCTTTATACGCCCCTGTCACAGACAGACCGGTCTTTCAGCTATCCGGCTGCACGCGATAAAGCAGCACAAGTCCTTGCTGTTTTTGGCAAAGAGTATTCGGAACATGTTCACCGGGCTTTTAACCAAGGTTGGATTGATGTTTATGAAAATAAGGGGAAACGTTCCGGTGCTTACTCAGGTGGTTCTTATGATACCAATGCCTTTATGCTGCTTAACTGGCAGGACACCTTAGATAATCTGTTCACTTTGGTGCATGAAACCGGCCACAGCATGCATTCAACATTCACTAGAGAAAATCAGCCATATGTTTACGGCGATTATAGTATCTTTCTGGCAGAAATCGCTTCTACAACTAACGAAAATATTCTGACTGAAGCTCTTCTGCAGGAAGCGACTTCGGACAGCGAGCGCTTTGCCGTTCTTAATCATTACTTAGATGGTTTTAAAGGAACCGTGTTCCGCCAGACTCAGTTTGCTGAATTTGAACAGCTGATTCATGAGGCCGATCAAAACGGCGAGGTCCTAACCAGCGACTATCTTAGCAGCCTTTATGCAGAACTGAATGAGAAATACTACGGTTTGTCAAAAGAGGATAATCGTCTGATTCGCTATGAATGGGCACGGATTCCGCATTTTTATTATAATTATTATGTTTACCAATATGCGACAGGTTTTGCAGCGGCTAATTACTTAGCGGATAAAATAATGCATGGACGGGCGGAAGATAAGGCTAATTATCTGACTTTTCTAAAGGCTGGGAATTCGGAGGATGCGCTCAATGTTATTCGAAAAGCCGGACTGGATATGACTGATGAAGCTTATCTTAACACTGCCTTTGCTGTCTTTGAAAAACGTTTGGAAGAATTGGAAAAGTTAGTTAGAAACAGCTGA